In the genome of Segatella copri, one region contains:
- a CDS encoding DUF4369 domain-containing protein, translating into MNKIFYALITLMALTSCAASYDISGTSNVSTLDGRMLYLQILKDNEFKKIDSCDVVHGQFHFQGSVDSAKMANIFMDDEPVLPLVLESGCITVKLDDTQQVVSGTPLNDKLFGFFKKYQQLQNQQRELVHKHDQAIMNGSDMQVVTAKLNEEAMRLSDQEDKLITSFVTDNFDNVLGPGVFFLVTMGNQYPMLSPWIEDIMSKATDHFKNDAYVKDYYQKAQENQAIMNGTHESTGGVTPEMEQMAAPQGDPSAATAPAATPTPNDLAKPTIPAAK; encoded by the coding sequence ATGAATAAGATATTTTACGCACTGATCACCTTAATGGCGCTTACATCATGCGCCGCCAGTTACGATATCTCAGGTACTTCTAACGTAAGCACCTTAGATGGTCGTATGCTGTATCTTCAAATCTTGAAAGACAATGAATTTAAGAAAATTGATTCATGTGATGTAGTCCATGGGCAGTTCCACTTCCAGGGAAGTGTGGATTCTGCCAAGATGGCCAACATCTTCATGGATGATGAACCCGTGCTGCCACTCGTTCTGGAGAGCGGATGCATCACGGTGAAGCTTGATGATACCCAGCAGGTGGTGAGTGGCACGCCGCTCAACGACAAGCTCTTCGGGTTCTTCAAGAAATACCAGCAGTTGCAGAATCAGCAGCGTGAGTTGGTTCATAAGCACGACCAGGCTATCATGAACGGTAGCGATATGCAGGTGGTTACGGCGAAACTCAACGAGGAGGCGATGCGACTCTCTGACCAGGAGGATAAGCTGATCACATCCTTCGTCACCGATAATTTCGATAACGTGTTGGGTCCGGGCGTCTTCTTTCTCGTCACCATGGGCAATCAGTATCCGATGCTTTCACCATGGATTGAGGACATCATGAGCAAGGCCACCGACCATTTCAAGAACGATGCCTACGTGAAGGATTACTATCAGAAGGCGCAGGAAAACCAGGCCATCATGAATGGTACGCATGAATCTACAGGCGGCGTGACTCCGGAAATGGAGCAGATGGCAGCACCTCAGGGAGACCCTAGTGCGGCGACAGCCCCAGCAGCGACTCCAACCCCTAATGATTTAGCAAAGCCAACTATTCCGGCTGCAAAATAA
- a CDS encoding FtsB family cell division protein — MSQKLSIIWNYLAHYKYLIVIIAGVLIVGVVDDNSIRQHIKYQLQIATLREEIGKYREQYEKDSRQLKEMRQGPDVFGKIARERYFMKSDDEDIFVLSTDLPDEVVPPDDADEPQTESVE; from the coding sequence ATGAGTCAGAAACTAAGTATTATATGGAACTATCTCGCTCACTATAAGTATCTTATAGTCATTATAGCGGGTGTTTTGATTGTGGGCGTTGTTGATGATAACAGCATCCGCCAGCACATCAAGTATCAGTTGCAGATAGCAACTTTGCGTGAAGAGATCGGAAAATACCGTGAACAGTATGAAAAAGACTCCCGTCAGCTCAAGGAGATGCGCCAGGGACCCGATGTCTTTGGCAAGATAGCCCGTGAGCGTTACTTCATGAAGTCGGACGATGAAGACATCTTCGTGCTGAGCACCGATCTGCCGGATGAGGTGGTGCCGCCGGATGATGCTGACGAACCGCAGACTGAGAGTGTTGAGTAA
- a CDS encoding DNA polymerase III subunit gamma/tau yields the protein MEEYIVSARKYRPMTFDSVVGQSALTTTLKNAVKSGKLAHAYLFCGPRGVGKTTCARIFAKAINCEHPREDGEACNECESCKAFNEQRSYNIFELDAASNNGVDQIKTLMEQTRIPPQVGKYKVFIIDEVHMLSAQAFNAFLKTLEEPPSHVIFILATTEKHKILPTILSRCQIYDFERMTVANTIAHLKMVAEKEGVKYEDQALAVIAEKADGGMRDALSIFDQAASFCQGDITYQKVIEDLNVLDSDNYFKLVDLAIENKISQMMVVLDGILNKGFDGGNMIQGLAKHVRNVMMAKDPQTLPLLEVSDEQKAKYAEQAKKAPTPFLYKALKLMNECDVHYRQSSNKRLLVELTLIQIGQITQPEDQDVPSAGRTPHRLKSLFQKIIAQLKPAAQGAGAGQESGSTASSPEGEAATVAAATAAPKAATKAAPAKKKISQVKLSGIGMSFANLKKTEEANRRTYNPIDQLKDDPNAQAAHTDTATDIEFTQEQVEGQWIGMCLRMQNVKDFIGLANRMKAVVPKITQYPNIEVVVDNQLLLNDIQSIKGRILQTFKIGLGNQSVTIDYRLAEANEVTKILSKRELLDNLMKENPAIAKLTQELKLVMA from the coding sequence ATGGAAGAATACATCGTTTCTGCAAGAAAATACCGTCCGATGACCTTCGATTCGGTTGTTGGACAGAGTGCATTGACCACCACTCTGAAGAACGCGGTGAAGAGCGGCAAGCTGGCGCACGCCTACCTCTTCTGCGGTCCTCGAGGCGTGGGCAAGACCACTTGTGCCCGCATCTTTGCCAAGGCAATCAACTGCGAGCATCCCCGCGAAGACGGCGAGGCATGCAACGAGTGCGAGAGCTGCAAGGCTTTCAACGAACAGCGTTCGTACAACATCTTTGAGCTGGACGCCGCCAGCAACAATGGCGTTGACCAGATCAAGACCCTGATGGAGCAGACCCGCATCCCGCCTCAGGTGGGTAAGTACAAGGTGTTCATCATCGACGAGGTGCACATGCTGAGTGCACAGGCCTTCAACGCCTTCCTCAAGACACTGGAGGAACCGCCATCGCACGTAATCTTCATCCTCGCCACCACCGAGAAGCACAAGATTCTGCCTACCATCCTGAGCCGATGCCAGATTTACGACTTCGAGCGCATGACCGTGGCCAACACCATCGCCCACCTGAAGATGGTGGCTGAGAAGGAAGGCGTGAAATACGAGGACCAGGCACTCGCCGTCATCGCAGAGAAAGCAGACGGCGGTATGCGCGATGCCCTCTCCATCTTCGACCAGGCGGCAAGCTTCTGCCAGGGCGACATTACCTATCAGAAGGTGATAGAAGACCTGAACGTGCTCGACAGCGACAACTACTTCAAGCTGGTAGACCTCGCCATAGAGAACAAGATAAGCCAGATGATGGTGGTGCTCGACGGTATCCTGAACAAGGGATTCGACGGCGGCAACATGATTCAGGGACTCGCCAAGCACGTGAGAAACGTGATGATGGCAAAAGACCCTCAGACCCTGCCCCTGCTGGAAGTAAGCGACGAGCAGAAGGCTAAGTATGCCGAACAGGCCAAGAAGGCACCTACACCTTTCTTATATAAGGCACTGAAACTGATGAACGAATGCGATGTGCACTATCGCCAGAGTTCGAACAAGCGCCTGCTGGTAGAGCTTACCCTGATACAGATAGGACAGATTACACAACCGGAAGACCAGGACGTGCCTAGTGCGGGGCGTACGCCCCATAGACTAAAATCCCTGTTTCAGAAAATCATTGCCCAGCTTAAGCCTGCTGCTCAGGGTGCAGGTGCCGGGCAAGAGAGCGGAAGCACAGCCTCATCCCCAGAGGGAGAAGCTGCGACTGTCGCTGCGGCTACTGCTGCGCCAAAAGCAGCTACAAAAGCAGCTCCTGCGAAGAAGAAGATAAGCCAGGTGAAACTGAGCGGCATAGGCATGAGTTTTGCCAACCTGAAGAAAACGGAAGAGGCTAACCGACGCACGTATAATCCTATCGACCAGTTGAAGGACGACCCGAACGCCCAGGCTGCCCATACAGATACGGCTACGGATATCGAATTTACCCAGGAACAGGTGGAAGGACAATGGATAGGCATGTGTCTGAGAATGCAGAACGTGAAGGATTTCATTGGTCTTGCCAACCGCATGAAAGCGGTGGTTCCGAAGATTACACAATACCCGAACATTGAAGTGGTGGTAGACAACCAACTGCTGCTCAACGACATTCAGAGCATCAAGGGAAGAATACTGCAAACCTTCAAGATAGGACTGGGCAACCAATCTGTAACCATCGACTATCGACTGGCAGAAGCCAACGAGGTGACCAAGATTCTCTCGAAACGGGAATTGCTGGACAACCTGATGAAGGAGAACCCAGCCATCGCCAAACTCACCCAGGAGCTGAAGCTAGTCATGGCATAA
- a CDS encoding serine hydrolase domain-containing protein, whose translation MARRLRKKRIAIILITFTAIIGWTTHSCVSRCSSSDEKAKADTLPKAHINDSISNALTEGKEYHEIDSVVERYLKRWEINGAQLVITRNDSLLYARGFGWADKEKGIKMEPNMLMRFASVSKLITAVGIMKLQEMKKLKLNEKVFGPKGILNDTTYNNGIKDQRYYDITVEQLLRHQAGFNNYAGDPVSSTRYIMMQNRLTTPPDHKTLLRILLKRHLGYTPGQGKCYSNLGYMILSMIIEKKSGMKYENFMQKYVLQPAGCYDMHIAGTYLKDRRPNETKYYMHQGSIPVYEYNNSGRLVEKCYGDTDLPRLSGAGAWCGSAAELSRFIASIDGMPHVKDILSKKSIQFMTTEQPDHQYSIGWNYTPKSNRPWIRTGSLAGTSALVLKYPDGQCWILITNTSTWKGHGFSNDSMAFFEKLRQKYMPGMPKKDLFI comes from the coding sequence ATGGCAAGAAGATTAAGAAAGAAACGCATCGCTATCATACTGATTACGTTCACCGCTATCATAGGATGGACTACGCACAGCTGCGTATCCCGCTGTTCATCATCTGACGAGAAGGCTAAAGCGGATACCCTGCCCAAGGCGCACATCAACGACTCCATCTCGAACGCACTGACCGAGGGAAAGGAATACCACGAGATTGACTCCGTGGTAGAGAGATACCTGAAACGTTGGGAAATCAACGGTGCCCAGCTCGTCATCACCCGCAACGACTCCCTACTCTACGCCCGCGGATTCGGATGGGCTGACAAGGAAAAGGGCATCAAGATGGAGCCTAACATGCTGATGCGATTTGCCTCGGTATCGAAGCTCATCACGGCTGTGGGCATCATGAAACTGCAGGAGATGAAGAAACTGAAGCTGAACGAGAAGGTGTTCGGACCGAAGGGAATCCTCAACGATACCACCTATAATAATGGCATCAAGGACCAGCGATATTACGACATCACCGTGGAGCAGCTGCTTCGCCATCAGGCGGGTTTCAACAACTACGCCGGCGACCCGGTATCCTCCACCCGATACATCATGATGCAAAACCGCCTCACTACTCCTCCCGACCACAAGACACTGCTCAGGATTCTGCTGAAGCGCCATCTGGGTTATACGCCGGGTCAGGGCAAATGCTACAGCAACCTGGGCTACATGATCCTTTCGATGATTATCGAGAAGAAGAGCGGCATGAAATACGAGAACTTCATGCAGAAGTATGTGCTCCAGCCTGCCGGATGCTACGACATGCACATTGCCGGCACTTACTTAAAGGACCGCCGCCCCAACGAGACGAAGTACTACATGCACCAGGGCAGCATCCCTGTGTATGAATACAACAACAGTGGACGACTGGTGGAAAAATGCTATGGTGACACCGACCTTCCCCGCCTGTCGGGCGCAGGAGCCTGGTGTGGTTCGGCTGCCGAGCTGAGCCGTTTCATAGCCAGCATCGACGGAATGCCTCATGTGAAGGATATCCTGAGCAAGAAGAGCATCCAGTTTATGACCACCGAGCAGCCCGACCATCAGTATTCCATCGGCTGGAACTACACGCCGAAGAGCAATCGCCCATGGATTCGCACGGGTTCACTGGCCGGCACATCGGCTCTGGTTCTGAAGTATCCCGACGGTCAGTGCTGGATTCTCATCACGAACACATCCACCTGGAAGGGTCACGGCTTCTCAAACGACAGCATGGCTTTCTTTGAAAAACTAAGACAGAAATACATGCCGGGCATGCCTAAGAAGGATTTGTTCATCTAA
- a CDS encoding TonB-dependent receptor: MQKRLHLLVVLLAFVVSTAMAQITTSGISGKVTSDDESVIGATVTAIHQPSGTVYRAVTNIDGRYTIQGMRPGGPYKVEVSYIGYKDKSVNNVNLSLGETTNLTFSLKEDAHQLQEVVVAGKAGLAASRTGAATSMNAEQINNMPSITHGIADVARLNPQLTVTNSGNMSFAGTNNRYNNFMIDGAANNDVFGLASSGNNGGQAGAQPVSMETIEQIQVSVAPFDVRQSGFTGGAINAITKSGTNKFHGSAYYYGYNQDLIGTKYPYLDGTGYAPKYQKQTQYNMGVTLGGPIIKNKLFFFANYERTNKEYPNLYGVDSGNSKVNTDQAKDIMNMLQKMAEKQGVAFNDYFSNQDIYTKSDKAGLKLDWNINEFNKFAIRWSLVKAEQLSGGGSASSLNTYAYSYPFKSNTNSFIAELQSRISPNVSNEARVSFVRVRDSRDIKANLPMISITGVGSGTVNIGTERNSQANYLNQDIWTIEDNLTWLRGNHTFIFGTHNEFYHFKNMFISDKFGSYTFKGYDNFKAYYDDYMNDKLDPNKVYMNQYRYGQANTSVTGDPNWASEFSSGQFGFYAQDKWNASNNFTLTYGLRLDIPVFFDTPMENAEFNALSEKMGWGMKTNDKLKFSPMLSPRVGFRWDINNDRKFILRGGAGVFTGRIPFVWVSNNFSGTGLQLSSYDSNNSSTKGLELILDPSKQNANADKMKVSAGNQDIAVCSKNFKFAQNLRLNLGFDFELLGIDWTAEAIYSKTLNDILYKNLAQEQSGETFSQKYGYEWDNRPLYQSVVKGTPIAGVYALGNTSKGHTINLSLKAEKHFDFGLDLMASYTWTRSRSAANGGSSVAKSSWTYQYTHRDCNDLEVGNSAYNVPHRIQASAYYHIDYGHQKQWKTTLGVIYQAKSGSPYTYYYYGDVNEDGSKGNDLFFIPTDAQIDKMRFEETKYNNNTFTKRMFGDNHGDKLTEEMQREMLKKWIAEDSYLSKHRGEYYERYADNLPFEHHFDVHFGQKYSFKVAGQINSIELTFDILNVGNLLNKDWGHTYGDGFGTYYSPVNYQGGGVYQFTGAYAYKSYSDYYSRWRGQIGLKYTF; the protein is encoded by the coding sequence ATGCAGAAAAGATTGCATTTACTAGTGGTTTTGCTAGCCTTTGTTGTCTCTACGGCAATGGCGCAGATTACCACATCTGGCATCAGCGGTAAGGTAACATCCGACGATGAGAGTGTCATCGGTGCTACCGTTACTGCCATTCACCAGCCTTCAGGTACGGTGTATCGTGCCGTGACGAATATCGATGGCCGTTACACCATCCAGGGTATGCGTCCGGGTGGACCATACAAGGTTGAAGTATCTTACATCGGATACAAGGACAAGAGTGTCAACAATGTAAACCTGAGCTTGGGTGAGACTACCAACCTCACCTTCTCCTTGAAGGAGGATGCGCATCAGCTCCAGGAAGTGGTGGTAGCTGGCAAGGCGGGTCTCGCTGCTTCTCGTACAGGTGCTGCCACCAGTATGAATGCCGAGCAGATCAACAATATGCCTAGTATCACCCACGGCATTGCCGATGTGGCTCGCTTGAACCCTCAGCTCACGGTTACCAATTCGGGTAACATGTCGTTTGCCGGTACCAACAACCGATACAACAACTTCATGATTGATGGTGCGGCCAACAACGACGTGTTCGGTCTGGCTTCCAGCGGTAATAACGGCGGTCAGGCGGGTGCTCAGCCTGTATCTATGGAGACCATCGAGCAGATTCAGGTGTCTGTAGCTCCTTTCGATGTGCGACAGAGCGGTTTCACCGGTGGTGCCATCAATGCCATCACCAAGAGCGGTACCAACAAGTTCCACGGTTCTGCCTATTACTATGGCTACAACCAGGACCTCATCGGTACCAAGTATCCTTATCTGGATGGCACGGGTTATGCGCCTAAGTATCAGAAGCAGACTCAGTATAACATGGGTGTTACCCTGGGTGGACCTATCATCAAGAACAAACTCTTCTTCTTCGCCAACTACGAGCGTACCAACAAGGAATATCCTAACCTCTATGGTGTGGATTCCGGTAACTCGAAGGTGAATACCGATCAGGCGAAGGACATCATGAATATGTTGCAGAAGATGGCTGAGAAGCAGGGCGTAGCATTCAATGACTACTTCAGCAACCAGGATATCTACACCAAGAGCGATAAGGCGGGCTTGAAACTCGACTGGAACATCAACGAGTTCAATAAGTTTGCCATCCGCTGGAGTCTGGTCAAGGCAGAGCAGTTGAGTGGCGGCGGCAGTGCTTCCAGCCTGAACACCTATGCCTACAGCTATCCTTTCAAGAGCAATACCAACTCTTTCATCGCTGAGCTTCAGAGCCGTATCTCTCCAAACGTGAGCAATGAGGCCCGTGTCAGCTTCGTAAGAGTACGCGATAGCCGTGATATCAAGGCCAACCTCCCTATGATTTCCATCACAGGTGTGGGTAGCGGTACGGTGAACATCGGTACAGAGCGTAACTCTCAGGCTAACTACCTGAACCAGGATATCTGGACCATTGAGGACAACCTGACATGGCTCCGTGGCAACCATACCTTCATCTTCGGTACCCACAACGAGTTTTACCATTTCAAGAACATGTTCATCTCTGATAAGTTCGGTTCTTATACCTTCAAGGGATACGACAACTTCAAGGCTTATTATGATGACTATATGAATGATAAGCTGGATCCTAACAAGGTTTACATGAACCAGTATCGTTACGGACAGGCTAATACAAGTGTAACCGGCGACCCTAACTGGGCTTCTGAGTTCTCATCAGGTCAGTTTGGTTTCTATGCGCAGGATAAGTGGAATGCCAGCAACAATTTCACTCTTACCTATGGTCTCCGTCTGGATATTCCTGTGTTCTTCGACACTCCGATGGAGAATGCCGAGTTCAACGCCTTGTCTGAGAAGATGGGTTGGGGCATGAAGACCAATGATAAGCTCAAGTTCTCTCCAATGCTCTCTCCTCGTGTGGGATTCCGTTGGGATATCAACAACGACCGTAAGTTCATCCTCCGTGGTGGTGCAGGTGTCTTCACCGGTCGCATCCCATTTGTTTGGGTAAGCAACAACTTCTCAGGCACAGGTCTGCAGCTTTCTTCATACGATAGCAACAACTCTTCTACCAAGGGCTTGGAGCTCATCCTCGACCCAAGCAAGCAGAATGCCAATGCCGATAAGATGAAGGTGAGCGCCGGTAACCAGGATATTGCCGTTTGCAGCAAGAACTTTAAGTTTGCCCAGAACCTCCGTCTTAACCTCGGTTTCGATTTTGAACTGTTGGGCATCGACTGGACCGCTGAGGCCATCTACTCAAAGACATTGAATGATATTCTCTATAAGAACCTGGCTCAGGAGCAGAGTGGTGAAACCTTCTCTCAGAAGTATGGTTACGAGTGGGACAACCGTCCGCTCTATCAGAGTGTAGTGAAGGGTACTCCTATCGCAGGTGTCTATGCCCTGGGCAATACATCGAAGGGTCATACCATCAACCTCTCTCTGAAGGCGGAGAAGCATTTCGACTTCGGTCTCGACCTGATGGCAAGTTACACCTGGACCCGTTCACGCAGTGCTGCCAATGGCGGTTCTTCTGTGGCTAAGAGTTCATGGACTTACCAGTATACTCATCGCGACTGCAACGACTTGGAGGTGGGTAACTCTGCCTACAACGTGCCTCACCGCATCCAGGCATCTGCTTACTACCACATCGACTATGGTCATCAGAAGCAGTGGAAGACAACCCTGGGTGTCATCTACCAGGCTAAGAGCGGTTCACCTTACACCTATTATTATTATGGTGATGTGAACGAGGATGGTTCCAAGGGTAATGACCTGTTCTTCATCCCAACCGATGCACAGATTGACAAGATGCGTTTCGAGGAAACCAAGTATAACAACAATACCTTCACCAAGCGCATGTTTGGCGATAATCATGGCGATAAGCTCACCGAAGAGATGCAGCGTGAGATGTTGAAGAAGTGGATTGCAGAGGATTCTTACCTCAGCAAGCACCGTGGCGAGTACTACGAGCGTTATGCAGATAACCTGCCATTCGAGCATCATTTCGATGTTCACTTCGGTCAGAAGTACAGCTTCAAGGTAGCTGGTCAGATTAACTCCATCGAGTTGACCTTCGATATCCTCAACGTGGGCAACCTCTTGAACAAGGATTGGGGTCATACCTATGGTGATGGCTTCGGCACCTACTATTCTCCTGTTAACTATCAGGGTGGTGGTGTTTACCAGTTTACCGGTGCTTATGCTTACAAGAGCTATAGCGATTACTACAGCCGCTGGCGTGGTCAGATTGGTTTGAAGTATACTTTCTAA
- a CDS encoding TonB-dependent receptor domain-containing protein codes for MQKRLHLLVALLAFMVTTAMAQITTSSVSGKITANGEDVIGATIKAVHQPSGTVYRAVTNMDGRYSIQGMRPGGPYVLEVTYVGYKNKQVKGISLSLGQNTVLNETLAEDAAQLEDVVVVADRNNNMRTDRAGATTSINADQIEAVPTVSRSMNDLLKLTPQGANVGSGFAVGGGNYRQSYVTVDGAAFNNAFGIGGNLPGNGSPISLDALDQISVSSSPYDVRLSGFTGGAISAVTKSGTNDFKGTAYMYTTNSHLRGNKVSDYELNRLQSHSTTWGASFGGPIIKDKLFFFANGEYQSNISAGPSGTARVNASDDWSPSSGTVHRPLQSDMDNMLSFLNKTYGYNPGRYQGYSLDTPSYKFLARIDWNINENNKLNIRFSKSHDKDSSAPSSSTTPFKDSVIYPGGEDATGGKSQSGRTANAGLYFESARYYQEKNFTSFAAEWNSKWGGVSNVLRATYSYQDEPRTYVGGMFPTVDILKNGSYYMGFGPDPFTQGNLRQVKTFVATDEASWAMGIQNFTAGLQFETNEATNGFGAASAGYYVFESMDDFMNGKAPRSYGVTFPMDGSSQFNATMKYNQFSAYVQDQVNFSDRFRLTAGLRFELPIYPELKNNYNKAFAAMKWKNDAGVESQYTTDQLPDAPLTVSPRVGFNWDILGNHKLVLRGGTGYFIGRLPFVWLVSAVGNAGCGQYTYYYNTPSDKGAKYLMDKFYASRDEQVNVLKQQGLAVNRDDAAAPSSPTIIDKDLKMNATWKTSLALDAKLPYDIDFSLEGIYSREFNPATVINLDRYWDGNSYIELAPGDKRKWYSRNSSINPYMITNAGHKAYYYSITASLAKKFAFGLNLSASYTYSKAKSYGDGVGDQVSSAYYNNRYSVNGNNDKELGYGTYVAPNRLLISASYKKDYGKNFGSEVGLIYEGMNMGYADGYSCTRYTYQLTGNVVNDYGSNGLVYIPASREALDKWNFKDNGKYTAEQQKDDFWAYINQDDYLKNHKGEYAERGGAVMPWHHQLDFKFNQNFYLNVAGQKNTLQFGVDIKNLANLLNNSWGLYKTVNNTKLLKYTAGKNGAQGSFQFQKNGKEVLSKTYTNNTSFNSTYSIQFSIRYIFN; via the coding sequence ATGCAGAAAAGATTGCATTTATTAGTGGCTTTGCTGGCCTTTATGGTAACCACAGCAATGGCGCAGATAACAACATCTAGCGTTAGTGGTAAAATTACAGCTAATGGCGAAGATGTCATTGGCGCAACAATCAAGGCTGTTCACCAACCTTCTGGTACAGTCTATCGTGCAGTGACCAACATGGATGGTCGTTATTCTATTCAGGGTATGCGCCCAGGTGGACCTTATGTTCTGGAAGTAACCTACGTGGGTTACAAGAACAAGCAGGTAAAGGGCATTTCTCTTTCTCTTGGTCAGAACACAGTCTTGAACGAGACTTTGGCTGAGGATGCTGCTCAGTTGGAAGACGTAGTGGTTGTGGCTGATCGCAACAACAACATGCGCACCGACCGTGCTGGTGCTACAACAAGTATTAATGCCGACCAGATTGAGGCTGTTCCTACCGTATCTCGTAGCATGAACGACCTCTTGAAGTTGACTCCTCAGGGTGCCAACGTAGGTAGCGGTTTTGCTGTAGGTGGTGGTAACTACCGTCAGTCTTACGTTACTGTGGATGGTGCTGCGTTCAACAACGCCTTCGGTATTGGTGGTAACCTGCCAGGCAACGGATCACCAATTTCACTCGATGCTTTGGATCAGATTTCAGTATCTTCATCTCCATACGATGTTCGTTTGAGTGGATTTACAGGTGGTGCTATCAGTGCCGTAACCAAGAGCGGTACCAATGATTTCAAGGGTACAGCTTATATGTACACTACCAACTCTCACTTGCGTGGTAACAAGGTGAGCGATTACGAGTTGAATCGTCTCCAGTCTCATTCTACTACATGGGGTGCCAGCTTCGGTGGTCCTATCATCAAGGATAAGTTGTTCTTCTTCGCCAACGGTGAATATCAGAGCAACATCTCTGCTGGTCCTTCTGGTACGGCTCGTGTAAATGCTTCTGATGATTGGTCTCCATCATCTGGTACCGTTCACCGCCCATTGCAGAGCGATATGGACAATATGCTCAGCTTCCTCAACAAGACCTATGGTTACAACCCAGGTCGTTATCAGGGATATTCTCTTGATACACCATCATACAAGTTCCTGGCTCGTATCGACTGGAACATCAACGAGAACAACAAGTTGAACATCCGTTTCTCTAAGAGTCACGACAAGGATTCTTCAGCTCCATCTAGCTCAACCACTCCATTCAAGGATTCTGTCATTTATCCTGGTGGTGAGGATGCTACAGGTGGTAAGTCTCAGTCGGGTCGTACAGCTAATGCAGGTCTCTACTTCGAGAGTGCACGCTATTATCAGGAGAAGAACTTTACTTCTTTCGCTGCTGAGTGGAACTCTAAGTGGGGTGGTGTAAGCAATGTACTCCGTGCTACTTACTCCTATCAGGATGAGCCACGTACTTATGTAGGTGGTATGTTCCCAACTGTAGATATTCTGAAGAATGGTTCTTACTACATGGGCTTCGGTCCTGATCCGTTTACTCAGGGTAACCTGCGACAGGTGAAGACTTTCGTTGCTACAGATGAGGCTTCATGGGCCATGGGTATCCAGAACTTCACCGCTGGTCTCCAGTTTGAGACCAACGAGGCTACCAACGGCTTCGGTGCTGCTTCTGCAGGTTACTATGTGTTCGAGTCTATGGACGATTTCATGAACGGCAAGGCTCCTAGAAGCTATGGTGTTACCTTCCCTATGGATGGTTCAAGCCAGTTTAACGCTACCATGAAGTACAACCAGTTCTCTGCTTATGTTCAGGATCAGGTTAACTTCTCAGACCGTTTCCGCCTTACAGCAGGTTTGCGTTTCGAGTTGCCTATCTATCCAGAGCTGAAGAACAACTACAACAAGGCCTTCGCAGCCATGAAGTGGAAGAACGATGCTGGTGTAGAGTCTCAGTACACTACCGATCAGCTTCCTGATGCTCCTTTGACAGTTTCTCCTCGTGTAGGTTTCAACTGGGATATCCTCGGCAACCACAAGTTGGTGCTCCGTGGTGGTACAGGTTACTTCATCGGTCGTCTGCCTTTCGTCTGGCTCGTATCTGCTGTAGGTAACGCTGGTTGCGGTCAGTACACCTATTATTATAATACTCCATCTGACAAGGGTGCTAAATATTTGATGGATAAGTTCTATGCTAGCCGTGATGAGCAGGTAAATGTATTGAAGCAGCAGGGCTTGGCTGTTAACCGTGATGATGCAGCAGCTCCTTCTTCTCCTACCATCATCGACAAGGACTTGAAGATGAATGCTACCTGGAAGACTTCTCTGGCATTGGATGCCAAGTTGCCTTACGATATTGACTTCTCTCTGGAGGGTATCTATAGCCGTGAGTTCAATCCAGCTACTGTTATCAACCTCGACCGCTACTGGGATGGTAATTCATACATAGAGTTGGCTCCTGGTGACAAGCGTAAGTGGTATTCACGCAACTCATCTATCAACCCTTATATGATTACAAACGCTGGTCATAAGGCATACTACTACTCAATCACTGCATCTTTGGCTAAGAAGTTTGCATTCGGTTTGAACCTCTCTGCATCTTACACCTATTCAAAGGCTAAGTCTTACGGTGATGGTGTAGGCGACCAGGTTTCTTCTGCCTACTACAACAACCGTTACTCTGTAAACGGTAACAACGATAAGGAGTTGGGTTATGGTACCTACGTGGCTCCTAACCGCTTGCTCATCTCTGCTTCTTACAAGAAGGACTACGGTAAGAACTTCGGTTCTGAGGTTGGCTTGATCTACGAGGGTATGAATATGGGTTATGCTGACGGTTACAGCTGCACACGTTACACTTACCAGTTGACTGGCAATGTAGTTAACGACTACGGTTCTAACGGTTTGGTTTACATCCCAGCTTCCCGCGAGGCTTTGGATAAGTGGAACTTCAAGGACAATGGTAAATATACAGCTGAGCAGCAGAAGGATGACTTCTGGGCTTACATCAACCAGGATGATTACCTGAAGAATCACAAGGGTGAGTATGCTGAGCGTGGTGGTGCTGTGATGCCTTGGCATCATCAGTTGGACTTCAAGTTCAACCAGAACTTCTATCTCAACGTAGCTGGTCAGAAGAATACTCTCCAGTTTGGTGTTGATATCAAGAACTTGGCTAACCTGTTGAACAACAGCTGGGGTCTCTACAAGACCGTTAACAACACCAAGTTGTTGAAATATACAGCTGGCAAGAATGGTGCTCAGGGTTCATTCCAGTTCCAGAAGAATGGTAAGGAAGTATTGTCTAAGACATACACCAACAACACAAGCTTCAACTCTACCTATTCTATCCAGTTCTCTATCCGTTACATCTTCAACTAA